The following are encoded together in the Malaya genurostris strain Urasoe2022 chromosome 3, Malgen_1.1, whole genome shotgun sequence genome:
- the LOC131437818 gene encoding diacylglycerol lipase-beta-like: MPALRLFGRKWLAASDDLVFPCIFEIVFRIVWLGLISCVTSTYWSVTAECDEQARLAIRIYLVGTLALISVNMVLLVLLVNRSARGSITDVQKRWLVAPLLVIKILLILPETGLNIFGTMWAFCGTIGCKSDDKITRTVIEAIVLFNWVVFALIIFGLAIVFDPLGSAKYKNGRDSNDNGPTESAIHRKVSKLWFRRFRWAFCCLRKDEFGHEAFTQVASLLSALFRGTDLVPSDIMAGCVLLRVRQKRETREMRRIRMLNDDGPRYSTDITRVFATSPAWMTIKNARHFLRFALAAYGWPMVCYMHCCTGPYRLIPTMICCACFRRKPQIIIDDNCCLCHVSGVRYTSRVRGEDVLHASFKNHVFELPFCVLADHSTKSIVISIRGSLSMRDVFTDLVANAERFDAPGMPPDSSAHRGMVAGVDCMVKRLREGNMLDRIFNTYPEYSLVLTGHSLGAGVSILLAAKLRNRFPDLRVYAFATPAGLLSREAARYTEGYAFTIGVGDDFVMRLGVDSIENLRTSVIETIRACKLPKWRIMLNGFGYALFGVPSRDLETTWHDVTEITKKTGQSPLLNERPIQTVAAAEGGLLSSEISKRRFAKTRLYTGGRILHIVRRKKTELEKKTNTGGPTFEMRWATAEDFTELKVMPRMLLDHLPDNVFKTLTKILEEQKTHNGSMLSLQEI; encoded by the exons ATGCCAGCGCTGCGTTTGTTCGGCCGGAAATGGTTAGCTGCCTCGGACGACCTTGTGTTTCCGTGCATTTTCGAGATCGTGTTTCGTATCGTGTG GCTTGGACTGATATCATGCGTAACGTCCACGTACTGGAGCGTGACCGCGGAGTGCGATGAACAGGCCCGGCTAGCTATTCGCATCTATCTCGTAGGGACCCTAGCGTTAATTAGTGTAAACATGGTTCTACTGGTTTTGCTGGTAAACCGTAGTGCCCGAGGTAGTATTACCGACGTGCAGAAGCGCTGGTTGGTGGCGCCGCTGCTGGTTATCAA GATATTATTGATTCTGCCAGAGACTGGACTGAACATCTTTGGGACGATGTGGGCCTTCTGCGGAACCATCGGCTGCAAGAGTGATGACAAAATTACACGAACTGTGATCGAAG CAATCGTGCTATTCAACTGGGTAGTGTTTGCACTTATTATCTTCGGTTTAGCTATAGTATTTGACCCATTGGGGTCTGCCAAGTATAAAAATGGTAGGGATAGTAACGACAATGGACCTACGGAATCAGCAATACACAGAAAAGTTTCGAAACTTTGGTTCCGCCGGTTTCGGTGGGCTTTCTGTTGCCTTCGAAAGGATGAATTTGGTCATGAAGCCTTCACCCAGGTTGCTAGTTTACTGAGTGCATTGTTCCGAGGGACGGATTTAGTTCCGTCGGATATTATGGCCGGATGTGTTTTACTGAGAGTACGACAGAAACGGGAAACGCGAGAAATGCGACGAATACGAATGCTTAACGACGACGGTCCGAGATATTCAACGGATATTACCAGGGTGTTCGCCACGTCACCGGCGTGGATGACTATTAAAAATGCACGGCATTTTCTGAGATTTGCACTGGCTGCCTATGGGTGGCCGATGGTTTGCTATATGCACTGCTGTACGGGACCGTACCGATTGATTCCGACAATGATATGTTGCGCGTGTTTTCG CCGGAAACCGCAGATCATCATCGATGACAACTGTTGCCTGTGTCACGTATCCGGTGTCCGATACACCTCCCGAGTTCGGGGTGAAGATGTGCTACACGCATCATTTAAAAATCATGTATTCGAG TTACCATTTTGCGTGTTGGCAGACCACAGCACCAAGAGCATCGTCATATCAATTCGAGGTAGTCTTTCGATGCGAGACGTGTTTACTGATCTGGTTGCCAACGCGGAACGGTTCGATGCACCAGGAATGCCCCCAGATTCGTCCGCTCATCGCGGTATGGTGGCCGGTGTGGACTGTATGGTAAAACGTCTTAGAGAAGGCAACATGCTCGATCGGATTTTCAACACCTATCCGGAGTACTCACTGGTTCTGACCGGACACAGTTTGGGAGCTGGTGTATCAATTCTGCTAGCTGCGAAACTACGAAACCGTTTTCCCGATCTGCGTGTCTATGCCTTTGCCACTCCCGCTGGTCTACTGAGCCGAGAGGCCGCTCGTTATACTGAGGGATATGCATTCACTATTGGAGTTGGAGATGATTTCGTGATGCGATTGGGTGTAGATTCCATCGAAAATCTACGAACCAGTGTCATCGAAACGATTCGGGCTTGTAAGTTGCCAAAG TGGCGCATaatgttgaatggttttggaTACGCACTGTTTGGTGTACCGTCGCGAGATTTGGAAACCACGTGGCATGACGTGACAGAGATAACGAAGAAAACCGGACAAAGCCCGCTTCTGAATGAGCGTCCCATTCAAACAGTAGCCGCTGCC GAAGGAGGACTCCTCTCAAGCGAAATTTCTAAACGAAGATTTGCCAAAACTCGTTTGTATACCGGAGGAAGAATCTTACACATCGTGAGGCGTAAGAAAACTGAGTTGGAAAA GAAAACTAACACAGGTGGTCCCACCTTTGAGATGCGCTGGGCAACTGCTGAGGATTTTACTGAGCTGAAAGTGATGCCTCGTATGTTGCTGGATCACCTACCTGATAACGTTTTCAAAACGTTGACCAAGATTCTAGAAGAACAGAAAACTCACAACGGATCAATGCTCTCTTTACAGGAGATTTAA
- the LOC131437823 gene encoding uncharacterized protein LOC131437823 produces the protein MRNFIVVILTVHCLILLTDFCKAHNTDHDNRNDENNDHHFEENDVILSQAAVPELNLESRFRRSTSQHENGGPARGGHGKGGFGNDESSNGGPSNSGFGNSGSAADNNGPGQQGEPGGHGDHLENRPGQEQDNKGNSAQGGRDGNY, from the exons ATGAGAAACTTCATTGTTGTCATTTTAACAGTACACTGTCTCATACTACTGACG GATTTCTGCAAAGCTCATAATACTGATCACGACAATCGTAATGATGAGAATAACGATCATCACTTCGAGGAAAATGATGTGATTTTGAGCCAAGCTGCAGTACCCGAATTGAATCTGGAATCACGATTCCGACGCTCCACGAGTCAACATGAAAACGGCGGACCTGCCAGAGGTGGACACGGTAAAGGTGGGTTCGGTAATGACGAATCCAGCAATGGTGGACCCAGTAACAGCGGATTCGGAAACAGTGGAAGCGCTGCGGACAACAACGGACCAGGTCAACAAGGTGAGCCCGGGGGACATGGAGATCATCTAGAAAATAGACCAGGTCAGGAACAGGACAATAAAGGCAATTCAGCTCAAGGCGGACGAGatggaaattattaa